Proteins encoded together in one Terriglobus saanensis SP1PR4 window:
- a CDS encoding antibiotic biosynthesis monooxygenase — protein MADTYQNVALTKVIPSIEARKIPGFLHIDVLRRPLSAERVEFMTLMWFDSAESIKAFVGEDSEASYLPTDITSVLARYDHRASHFEVVAQRPQKA, from the coding sequence TTGGCAGATACCTACCAGAATGTTGCTCTCACGAAGGTAATTCCATCGATTGAAGCACGGAAAATCCCAGGTTTTTTGCATATTGATGTACTGCGGCGGCCACTATCTGCAGAAAGAGTCGAGTTCATGACCTTGATGTGGTTCGATTCGGCAGAGTCCATCAAGGCATTCGTTGGTGAAGACAGCGAAGCAAGTTATCTTCCGACGGACATCACCTCCGTGTTGGCCCGCTATGACCACCGCGCCTCTCATTTCGAGGTGGTAGCGCAGAGACCTCAAAAAGCATAG
- a CDS encoding glycerophosphodiester phosphodiesterase family protein, with amino-acid sequence MKNPFVQLMEKASAHAKAHGASVPVLSPVDVTVLGTMPGSDKKLEMPLVPVSELQAMGVKVVPWTTNDPDRMRALMALGVDGIISDRPDLLRKVVEEARASAKTPAERERLAKFDMAAHRGGRGLRPENTLPSFENGIDQGATTLETDTGVSTDHESTIWHDQFYNPQSCRHADGTPYTLENRVYLQDISSKDAQKIFVCDKLHFSSSPGDTSQTNDLTLSPVSVAFAKKEGMPSPYAPTYVAQLFRFVRFYTEFYSKGAGKDLPHAKERAANGAKVRFNIETKSVPEGMSTSTRPDAGKITVHTVDPETFVKVLGGTILREHMEDRAEIQSFDFRTLILVEEQFPRIPTYYLTENPKMLSGALVPASLRHTE; translated from the coding sequence ATGAAGAATCCCTTCGTTCAACTGATGGAGAAGGCTTCGGCTCATGCAAAGGCACACGGTGCTTCGGTGCCGGTACTGTCACCGGTGGATGTGACTGTCCTAGGGACCATGCCTGGCAGCGACAAGAAGTTGGAGATGCCGCTGGTGCCGGTATCCGAACTGCAGGCGATGGGCGTGAAGGTCGTGCCGTGGACAACGAACGATCCAGACCGCATGCGCGCGTTGATGGCTCTGGGTGTGGATGGAATCATCTCCGACCGTCCTGATCTTCTGCGCAAAGTCGTCGAAGAAGCGCGCGCGAGCGCGAAGACTCCCGCGGAGCGCGAGCGGTTGGCGAAGTTCGATATGGCCGCGCATCGCGGCGGACGTGGCTTGCGCCCGGAGAACACGCTGCCTTCGTTCGAGAATGGCATCGACCAGGGCGCGACGACTTTGGAGACAGATACCGGCGTTTCCACCGATCACGAATCCACCATCTGGCACGACCAGTTCTACAACCCACAGAGCTGCCGCCACGCCGATGGCACGCCGTACACGCTGGAGAATCGCGTGTATCTGCAGGACATTTCGAGCAAAGACGCACAGAAGATCTTTGTATGCGACAAGCTCCACTTTAGTTCCAGCCCGGGGGATACTTCGCAGACGAATGACCTGACGCTTTCACCGGTCAGCGTCGCGTTTGCGAAGAAAGAGGGTATGCCGAGCCCTTATGCGCCGACGTATGTCGCGCAGCTGTTCCGCTTCGTCCGTTTCTACACGGAGTTTTACTCGAAGGGCGCGGGCAAGGACCTTCCACACGCGAAAGAGCGTGCGGCCAATGGAGCAAAGGTTCGATTCAACATCGAAACGAAGTCGGTGCCGGAGGGCATGTCCACCAGCACGCGACCGGATGCGGGCAAGATCACGGTACATACCGTGGATCCGGAGACGTTTGTGAAGGTGCTCGGCGGCACGATCCTGCGCGAGCACATGGAAGATCGTGCTGAAATTCAGAGCTTCGACTTCCGCACGTTGATCCTGGTGGAAGAGCAGTTCCCCAGGATTCCGACGTATTACCTGACGGAGAACCCAAAGATGCTGAGTGGCGCGCTGGTTCCGGCGTCCCTGCGGCACACGGAATAA
- a CDS encoding RidA family protein: MMTRRSLAASAAVIGSAVFSPVVEAATKLAKKIFAADPNTTPKPPYSPAVAYGNLLFVSGKASYNAPNPKDIRSCATYAFDAVEKELKNAGSSMEKVLKVQIFLADIKDYAAMNEIFAARFAVEPPARTTVAAIIPRDSLIEIDVVAYI, from the coding sequence ATGATGACTCGCCGTTCCCTCGCCGCATCCGCTGCGGTTATAGGTTCAGCCGTATTCTCCCCGGTTGTTGAAGCCGCCACAAAGCTGGCGAAGAAGATCTTCGCGGCCGACCCCAACACGACGCCGAAGCCGCCGTACTCTCCCGCGGTCGCCTACGGCAATCTGCTCTTCGTCTCGGGAAAAGCTTCTTACAACGCTCCCAACCCGAAAGACATTCGCTCCTGCGCAACGTACGCCTTTGACGCCGTGGAGAAGGAGTTGAAGAACGCCGGATCTTCGATGGAAAAGGTGCTGAAGGTGCAGATCTTTCTCGCGGACATCAAGGATTATGCGGCGATGAACGAAATCTTTGCCGCGCGGTTTGCGGTAGAACCGCCCGCACGCACAACCGTTGCCGCCATCATCCCGCGTGACTCTCTGATCGAGATCGATGTGGTCGCTTACATTTAG
- a CDS encoding YXWGXW repeat-containing protein → MERRTFGTRFFGASAGIVLSVMLVGCHQQTPLVPAPIENGSAANGADPAAANMLQVPQDATGAPVQRTASQGTQVAGQSYTQVPTQNGENYPQGQDQSLQPGYDPQQQSGDDSAYENGADAYAQYVDNSVPPAAQAPPPLPVYEQPDAPGPNYLWTPGYWSYGGGGYYWVPGAWVAAPYEGALWTPGWWGYYGNQYRFHHGYWAPHVGFYGGINYGFGYVGIGYFGGYWNRDRFQYNQAVNHISPRMVQNNVYVRNVTINNSYRNDTRTSFYGAGGVRRPITVQERLAARQPSTPPMRSQMEFRQQAQQNRAQAFSQNHGQPATSFARQGLAADRGIQRPAAVNPAVLQQQARELQTRQQQQRQVTTNQQNQQNVRQQQQIQTRQGQQQQLQHQQVANQQAQRQQQTQANNAQRQQQANTQRQQQVQQRQQATQNVQRQQAQQRTQQVQQQQTQARQQQQVQQNAQRAQQNAQRVQQQNAQRQQQNVQRQQQQVQQNAQRQQQVQQQQVQHQQQVRPAPAAPARPAGPQPHAAPEGGGEHHH, encoded by the coding sequence ATGGAACGTCGGACTTTTGGAACTCGTTTTTTTGGCGCTTCAGCTGGGATAGTACTTTCCGTGATGCTGGTGGGATGCCACCAGCAGACTCCGCTGGTGCCTGCGCCCATCGAAAATGGATCCGCCGCGAATGGAGCCGATCCTGCTGCGGCGAATATGCTGCAGGTGCCTCAGGATGCCACGGGCGCGCCGGTGCAGAGAACCGCTTCGCAGGGAACGCAGGTTGCGGGGCAGAGCTATACCCAAGTGCCCACGCAGAACGGCGAAAACTATCCCCAGGGTCAGGACCAGAGCCTGCAACCGGGTTACGACCCGCAGCAGCAGTCTGGCGACGATTCGGCCTACGAGAATGGCGCGGACGCCTATGCTCAGTACGTCGACAACTCTGTCCCTCCCGCTGCGCAGGCGCCTCCGCCGTTGCCGGTCTATGAGCAGCCGGACGCTCCGGGACCAAACTATCTTTGGACGCCGGGATACTGGAGCTACGGCGGCGGCGGGTACTACTGGGTGCCGGGTGCATGGGTGGCCGCACCGTACGAGGGCGCGCTTTGGACTCCCGGCTGGTGGGGATACTACGGCAACCAGTACCGCTTCCATCATGGATACTGGGCTCCGCACGTTGGTTTTTACGGCGGCATTAACTATGGCTTTGGTTACGTCGGTATCGGATACTTCGGCGGCTATTGGAACCGTGATCGCTTCCAGTACAACCAGGCGGTGAACCACATCAGCCCACGCATGGTGCAGAACAACGTCTATGTGCGGAACGTGACGATCAACAACTCCTACCGGAACGACACACGCACGAGCTTCTACGGTGCAGGTGGAGTGCGCCGTCCTATCACGGTGCAGGAGCGGTTGGCGGCGCGGCAGCCTTCTACGCCTCCGATGCGTTCGCAGATGGAATTTCGCCAGCAGGCGCAGCAGAACCGGGCGCAGGCGTTCTCGCAGAACCATGGCCAGCCAGCTACGTCGTTTGCGCGGCAGGGGCTTGCGGCAGACCGTGGCATTCAGCGGCCTGCGGCAGTAAATCCTGCCGTTTTGCAACAGCAGGCGCGCGAGTTGCAGACGCGGCAACAGCAGCAACGCCAGGTGACGACGAACCAGCAGAATCAGCAAAATGTGCGCCAACAGCAGCAAATCCAAACGCGGCAGGGACAACAGCAACAACTTCAGCACCAGCAGGTTGCGAACCAGCAGGCGCAGCGTCAACAGCAGACACAGGCGAACAATGCGCAGCGTCAGCAACAGGCGAATACCCAGCGCCAGCAGCAAGTACAACAACGCCAGCAGGCAACGCAGAATGTTCAGCGTCAGCAAGCGCAGCAGAGAACCCAGCAGGTGCAACAGCAACAGACCCAGGCGCGCCAGCAACAGCAAGTTCAGCAGAACGCACAGCGCGCGCAGCAGAATGCTCAGCGTGTGCAGCAGCAGAACGCGCAACGGCAGCAACAGAACGTGCAGCGTCAACAACAGCAGGTGCAGCAGAATGCTCAGCGGCAGCAACAGGTGCAACAGCAGCAGGTGCAACACCAGCAACAGGTTCGCCCCGCTCCGGCGGCGCCAGCGCGTCCAGCAGGGCCACAGCCGCACGCAGCTCCTGAAGGCGGTGGGGAGCATCACCACTAG
- a CDS encoding TonB-dependent receptor, whose product MRFRISTLIFLLIAFLALVPAAFGQFETGSIIGTVKDASGALVPNAAVTVTNTANGTVSNRTTNSEGNYEVPGLRVGQYDVQVTGEGFAPAEAKGVALSIAARQRVDLTLNLGNTVTSVDVSAVNSLVETDTSQRGQIVTNYQTSSLPLVSRNYSDLLALSTGVHQAPSTLSTTATTGLIREGAYNVNGQRSIFNNFLLDGMDNNAYGESNQGFSNQIFNPPPDSIAQFQVVTNNQSAEYGRASGATFNVAYRSGTNAYHGLAYEFIRNRALNAIGYFKAANAVKPQFNRNQFGGNFAGPILHDKLFFFVDYEGFRQLRSQNTTVTLPTANQRNRVFGKTIYDPISGTAYAAGTQIPVTAANLSPTALRVLAALPTNTNNNLTNNYTTLQRSQNFSDKGSIRLDYQLNPKNTFFVRVSDLKQNATDFPLFANSIDGSTNGKQRILDQQVAVGWTRIIGANQFLDARFGLSRTKAGKFSLSIGDNSFSFPGLPTDPSVAGGLPSTSISGFTTLGRQATNPQFQNPALLNPKINYSWVVGRHSFKIGYEYQHIWMAVQDTNPLYGSWTYSGAFSRNYDPITHQLVNNEAATPDNYVADYLFGTPNSYSISSFFVAHLRNQSHYAYLQDDWKVTPRLTFNLGLRYEYGSPYWEQKNLQTNFNPALASQGPAAMIQATDSNRSLVDSDKNDWAPRVGFNFSPDDKTSIRGGYGISYVHYSRAGSGDILAINAPQALFITQSQAPARVTAAPAAFRTTEQGFPGTLAFNPLTDNITYIDSNRFRDSYVHSYYVSGQRQLAKNTLIDVAYVGNFGLKLAQFANSNQKQLIGGALVRPLPTYGDVTIALHTAYSHYDSLQVRYEQRMVAGLTLLNSFTYSHTLDSAGASLEANTPSPQDYYNLSAEYANSEYDQPLVNTTSLVYEVPFGRGKKFLDSAGVMNQVVGGWQISAVNQAQSGLPFNITYSPTSANIVSNIASSFRGSNLYRPNRVGNGPLTSLTKTPGTNGTTSLQYINLNALALPASGTASAPLSPFGSLRRDAGRTPNINYLNLAVNKRFDLPGDRIKLEFRSELYNILNHTNFAGPSGISGTISPTAAVLVQPASGGAITSTFDPRIVQFGLKVSF is encoded by the coding sequence ATGCGCTTCAGAATTTCTACGCTCATTTTCCTCCTCATCGCCTTTCTGGCCCTTGTTCCTGCTGCGTTTGGGCAGTTTGAGACGGGCTCGATCATCGGTACCGTCAAGGACGCCAGCGGCGCGCTGGTGCCGAACGCGGCCGTGACTGTAACGAACACGGCCAACGGAACGGTGAGTAACCGAACGACGAACTCCGAGGGCAACTACGAGGTTCCCGGACTTCGCGTCGGACAGTACGACGTCCAGGTAACAGGTGAGGGATTTGCACCCGCGGAGGCGAAGGGTGTGGCGCTTTCGATTGCTGCACGCCAGCGCGTGGATCTGACGCTGAACCTGGGAAACACCGTAACCTCCGTGGATGTGAGTGCCGTGAACTCGCTGGTGGAGACGGATACGAGCCAGCGCGGACAGATTGTGACGAACTATCAGACGTCGTCGCTCCCGCTGGTGTCGCGCAACTACTCCGACCTGCTGGCGCTTTCGACAGGCGTTCACCAGGCACCGAGCACGCTGAGCACGACGGCCACGACGGGCCTGATTCGCGAAGGCGCGTACAACGTGAACGGGCAGAGATCGATCTTCAACAACTTCCTGCTCGACGGTATGGACAACAACGCGTACGGCGAGAGTAACCAGGGATTTTCGAACCAGATCTTTAATCCTCCGCCGGATTCGATCGCACAGTTCCAGGTGGTGACGAATAACCAGAGCGCGGAGTATGGACGGGCTTCGGGCGCAACGTTCAACGTAGCGTACCGGTCGGGAACGAATGCGTATCACGGTCTGGCGTACGAGTTCATTCGTAACCGTGCGTTGAATGCGATCGGATACTTCAAGGCAGCGAACGCGGTGAAGCCGCAGTTCAACCGGAACCAGTTCGGCGGCAACTTCGCCGGTCCCATCCTGCACGACAAGCTCTTCTTCTTCGTGGACTATGAGGGTTTCCGGCAGCTTCGCAGTCAGAATACGACGGTGACTCTGCCGACGGCGAACCAGCGGAATCGCGTCTTCGGAAAGACGATCTATGACCCGATCAGCGGGACCGCGTACGCGGCGGGGACGCAGATTCCGGTGACGGCGGCGAACCTTTCTCCTACGGCTCTGCGTGTACTCGCGGCCCTGCCTACGAACACCAATAACAACCTGACGAACAACTACACGACGCTGCAGCGCTCGCAGAATTTTTCGGATAAGGGTTCGATCCGCCTGGACTACCAGTTGAATCCGAAGAATACGTTCTTCGTTCGCGTGAGCGATCTGAAGCAGAACGCGACGGACTTTCCGCTCTTTGCTAACTCGATCGACGGGAGCACGAACGGCAAGCAGCGGATCCTGGATCAGCAGGTGGCCGTGGGCTGGACGCGCATTATCGGAGCCAACCAGTTCCTGGATGCGCGCTTCGGTCTGTCGCGAACGAAGGCTGGAAAGTTTTCGCTTTCGATCGGGGACAACAGCTTCAGCTTTCCGGGACTGCCGACCGATCCTTCGGTTGCGGGCGGTCTGCCTTCGACTTCGATCAGCGGCTTTACCACGCTTGGACGACAGGCGACGAATCCGCAGTTTCAGAACCCGGCGCTGCTGAATCCGAAGATCAACTACTCGTGGGTGGTCGGGCGTCACTCGTTCAAGATCGGGTATGAGTACCAGCACATCTGGATGGCAGTGCAGGATACGAATCCGTTGTACGGAAGCTGGACGTACAGCGGCGCCTTCAGCCGCAACTACGATCCCATCACGCATCAGCTTGTGAATAACGAAGCTGCGACTCCCGATAACTATGTCGCCGATTATCTCTTCGGAACGCCGAACTCGTACTCCATCTCGAGCTTCTTCGTGGCGCATCTGCGCAACCAGTCGCACTATGCGTACCTGCAGGATGACTGGAAGGTGACGCCACGGCTTACGTTCAACCTGGGTCTGCGTTACGAGTACGGATCTCCGTACTGGGAGCAGAAGAATCTGCAGACAAACTTCAACCCGGCTCTGGCGAGCCAGGGACCGGCGGCGATGATCCAGGCGACGGACAGCAATCGGTCGCTGGTGGACTCGGATAAGAACGACTGGGCGCCGCGCGTCGGTTTCAACTTTTCACCGGATGACAAGACGTCGATCCGCGGAGGCTATGGCATCAGCTATGTGCACTACAGCCGCGCGGGATCGGGCGATATTCTTGCCATCAACGCACCGCAGGCGCTGTTCATTACGCAGAGCCAGGCACCGGCGCGCGTGACGGCTGCGCCTGCCGCGTTCCGGACGACGGAGCAGGGATTTCCGGGGACGCTGGCGTTCAATCCTCTGACGGACAACATCACGTATATCGATTCGAACCGCTTCCGCGACAGCTATGTGCATAGCTACTATGTGTCGGGGCAGAGGCAGCTGGCGAAGAATACGCTGATCGATGTGGCGTATGTGGGCAACTTCGGTTTGAAGCTGGCGCAGTTTGCGAACTCCAACCAGAAGCAGTTGATTGGTGGAGCGCTGGTGCGGCCGTTGCCGACGTACGGCGATGTGACGATCGCTCTGCATACGGCGTATTCGCACTACGATTCGCTGCAGGTGCGGTATGAGCAGAGGATGGTGGCGGGTTTGACGCTGCTGAACTCGTTCACGTACTCGCACACGCTGGATAGCGCGGGCGCGTCGCTGGAGGCGAATACGCCTTCTCCGCAGGATTACTACAACCTGAGCGCGGAGTATGCGAACTCGGAGTACGACCAGCCGCTGGTGAATACGACGAGCCTTGTATATGAGGTGCCGTTTGGCCGGGGGAAGAAGTTCCTGGATTCGGCTGGCGTGATGAACCAGGTGGTGGGTGGATGGCAGATCTCGGCCGTCAACCAGGCGCAGTCGGGTCTGCCGTTCAACATTACGTACAGCCCGACGAGTGCGAACATCGTTTCGAATATTGCTTCGAGCTTCCGCGGATCGAACCTGTATCGTCCGAACCGCGTGGGCAATGGACCGCTGACGTCGCTGACGAAGACGCCGGGGACGAACGGAACGACTTCGCTGCAGTACATCAACCTGAATGCGCTGGCGCTGCCGGCGAGCGGAACGGCGAGCGCACCGCTGAGCCCATTCGGATCGCTGCGCCGCGATGCGGGACGGACGCCGAATATCAACTACCTGAACCTGGCAGTGAATAAGCGTTTCGATCTGCCTGGAGACAGGATCAAGCTCGAGTTCCGGAGCGAGCTCTACAACATTCTGAATCACACGAATTTTGCGGGACCGAGCGGAATCAGCGGAACGATCTCCCCGACGGCGGCGGTACTGGTACAGCCGGCTTCGGGCGGAGCGATCACGTCGACGTTCGATCCGCGCATTGTTCAGTTTGGTTTGAAGGTCTCCTTCTAA
- a CDS encoding TIGR03435 family protein, whose translation MQRARKDTPARKIFFRSALALLAIGFFIRPAATQAFDVASIRPSGAEVKFERDGNTEVSHGTLRMHDVTISTCIRYAYGVAPAQIVGYAKPISEVHYDITAKPDGDTSPEQMKLRMRTLLADRFKLAFHREKKELKVYALTVVKSGSKIHPSVSPDGPPSHQNSDIGFTARSMNMSDFADYLSGVINFPITDHTALPGRYDFAVDFTPYVDTHQNNDDTVRPDPVVVTNAALKGDLGLEISFRKEAVDVLVIDHVEPPTEN comes from the coding sequence ATGCAGAGGGCACGAAAAGACACACCAGCCAGGAAAATCTTCTTCCGCAGCGCCCTTGCCTTGCTCGCGATCGGTTTTTTCATTCGGCCAGCGGCGACGCAGGCCTTCGACGTCGCCAGCATTCGCCCCAGCGGCGCCGAAGTGAAGTTCGAAAGAGACGGGAACACCGAAGTCTCCCACGGCACGCTGCGCATGCATGACGTCACCATCAGCACCTGCATCCGTTATGCCTACGGTGTCGCACCGGCACAGATCGTGGGGTATGCCAAGCCGATCTCCGAAGTCCACTACGACATCACCGCCAAGCCCGATGGGGACACCTCGCCCGAACAGATGAAGCTTCGCATGCGCACTCTTCTCGCGGATCGCTTCAAGCTGGCCTTCCATCGCGAAAAGAAAGAACTCAAAGTCTATGCACTCACTGTGGTAAAGAGCGGCAGCAAGATCCATCCGTCAGTATCGCCAGACGGGCCGCCTTCTCATCAGAACAGCGACATCGGCTTCACTGCCCGCTCCATGAACATGTCGGACTTCGCCGACTATCTCTCGGGCGTCATCAACTTCCCCATCACCGACCACACCGCGCTTCCGGGCAGGTACGACTTCGCAGTCGACTTCACACCCTACGTCGATACCCATCAAAACAACGACGACACCGTCCGCCCGGATCCTGTCGTGGTGACAAACGCCGCACTCAAAGGCGACCTTGGGCTTGAAATCTCCTTTCGCAAAGAGGCCGTGGACGTACTGGTGATCGACCACGTCGAGCCGCCCACAGAGAACTGA
- the purD gene encoding phosphoribosylamine--glycine ligase, whose protein sequence is MKVLIIGGGGREHAMAWALHKSSRVTEIVAAPGNAGMAQVARCVPVAQTDLEAMVALCVAEAPGLVIVGPEVPLALGLVDELAARKIRAFGPTKAAAQLESSKAFAKDFMERHEIPTARYRVCTSMEHVRMGLAFFENPSSPIVVKADGLAAGKGVVMAANHAEALAAAEEIFSGSLLGTTQQTLVLEEFLEGEEVSFFALCDGKHAIPLAAAQDHKRVGEGDTGPNTGGMGAYSTDTLITPEMRTWMTKEVAQKVVHGMREEGVPFQGILFCGMMMTARGPMVLEFNTRWGDPETQAIMMRLESDALDLFEAAVDGKAEGLRLAWKPGASVCVIAASGGYPGSYATALPISGLDEDLPTGTEIFHSGTAFEGKQVVTAGGRVLGVTATADNLRRALGKAYEGIAGISFEKMQFRRDIGHRALGREGN, encoded by the coding sequence ATGAAGGTTTTGATAATCGGTGGCGGCGGCCGTGAGCACGCCATGGCATGGGCGCTGCACAAGTCTTCGCGGGTGACGGAGATCGTCGCAGCCCCCGGAAATGCAGGCATGGCGCAGGTGGCGCGGTGTGTTCCGGTGGCGCAGACGGACCTGGAGGCCATGGTGGCGTTGTGCGTTGCGGAGGCTCCGGGACTGGTGATCGTTGGACCCGAGGTGCCTCTGGCCCTCGGTCTGGTGGATGAGTTGGCGGCCCGCAAGATCCGCGCATTTGGGCCGACGAAGGCCGCGGCGCAGCTGGAGTCTTCGAAGGCGTTTGCCAAGGATTTCATGGAGCGCCACGAGATTCCCACGGCGCGCTACCGGGTTTGCACCTCCATGGAGCACGTGCGGATGGGGCTGGCCTTCTTTGAAAATCCGTCGTCGCCGATTGTGGTGAAGGCCGATGGTCTGGCTGCCGGGAAGGGTGTCGTGATGGCGGCGAACCACGCCGAGGCGCTGGCTGCGGCGGAGGAGATCTTTTCCGGCTCTCTTCTGGGGACGACTCAGCAGACGCTGGTCCTGGAAGAGTTTCTGGAGGGCGAGGAGGTCTCGTTTTTCGCGCTTTGCGATGGGAAACACGCGATTCCACTGGCGGCGGCGCAGGACCACAAGCGCGTCGGCGAAGGGGATACAGGACCAAATACAGGCGGGATGGGGGCCTACAGCACGGACACGCTGATCACGCCGGAGATGCGGACCTGGATGACCAAAGAGGTCGCACAGAAGGTCGTTCACGGCATGCGCGAAGAGGGTGTGCCCTTCCAGGGGATTCTCTTCTGCGGCATGATGATGACCGCGCGTGGGCCGATGGTGCTGGAGTTCAACACGCGCTGGGGCGATCCGGAGACACAGGCGATCATGATGCGCCTGGAGAGCGATGCGCTGGATCTTTTCGAAGCCGCCGTCGACGGCAAGGCCGAGGGGTTGAGGCTTGCGTGGAAGCCAGGAGCGAGCGTGTGCGTGATCGCCGCGAGCGGGGGGTATCCGGGAAGTTATGCGACCGCGTTGCCGATCAGCGGCCTGGACGAGGACCTGCCGACGGGCACGGAGATCTTTCACTCCGGCACGGCATTCGAAGGAAAACAGGTCGTCACGGCGGGTGGTCGGGTGCTTGGAGTTACCGCAACCGCAGATAATCTTCGTCGTGCGCTGGGCAAGGCATACGAAGGAATTGCAGGCATTTCCTTTGAGAAGATGCAGTTTCGCCGGGACATAGGGCATCGGGCGCTCGGTCGAGAAGGGAATTAA
- a CDS encoding Nramp family divalent metal transporter: MPPLHQSDSMQEPKPRGASLTWREMMSYFGPAFVASVAYIDPGNFAANIEGGTRFGYSLLWVLLWSNLMAMLVQYLSAKLGIVTGHTLPENCRTHFPRWLNVTAWVAAEIAAIATDLAEFLGAALGFYLLFGPALLAHGFGKTHVMLFAALATTVFVFLMLALEQHGFRHLEWGIIAFVCVIGICYAIEIFLVHPNWALAAHHTLVPSLNRSSIYIAVSMLGATVMPHVVYLHSALVQPRIRIFQRGKLRSASNSADFRERYLRFELVDIIVAMNGAWLINSAMVVMAAGTFASFAARGMEPVTTIEAAHRTLGPLLGPLSATVFAVALLCSGLSSSTVGVMAGQVIIEGFLNIKFPIYLRRLITIIPAIAVIAMGLDPLRILILSQVVLSFALPFALIPLLWLTNRPKVMGNFANTTRVRIAGYITISVILALNVLLLWQMATSA; this comes from the coding sequence ATGCCCCCACTCCATCAGTCAGATTCCATGCAGGAACCGAAGCCTCGCGGAGCAAGCCTAACCTGGCGCGAGATGATGAGCTACTTCGGTCCGGCCTTCGTCGCCTCCGTCGCCTACATCGATCCCGGCAACTTTGCCGCGAATATCGAAGGCGGAACACGCTTTGGATACAGCCTGCTCTGGGTCCTTCTCTGGTCGAACCTGATGGCCATGCTGGTGCAGTATCTCTCGGCAAAGTTGGGCATCGTCACCGGGCACACTCTTCCCGAGAACTGCCGGACACACTTCCCCCGCTGGCTGAACGTCACCGCCTGGGTCGCCGCCGAGATCGCCGCTATCGCCACCGATCTCGCGGAGTTCCTCGGAGCCGCGCTCGGTTTCTATCTTCTCTTCGGTCCCGCCCTGCTGGCGCATGGCTTCGGCAAGACGCACGTGATGCTCTTCGCCGCGCTTGCCACTACGGTCTTCGTCTTCCTGATGCTCGCACTGGAGCAGCACGGCTTCCGCCATCTGGAATGGGGCATCATCGCCTTTGTCTGTGTGATCGGCATCTGTTATGCCATCGAAATCTTCCTCGTTCACCCGAACTGGGCGCTCGCCGCACACCACACGCTGGTCCCCTCACTCAACCGCTCGTCCATCTATATTGCGGTGAGCATGCTCGGCGCGACGGTGATGCCGCACGTCGTCTATCTCCACTCGGCGTTGGTGCAGCCGCGTATCCGCATCTTCCAGCGCGGCAAACTCCGTTCCGCATCCAACTCCGCCGACTTCCGCGAGCGCTATCTCCGCTTCGAGCTCGTGGACATCATAGTCGCCATGAACGGCGCATGGCTGATCAACTCCGCCATGGTCGTCATGGCGGCGGGCACCTTCGCCAGCTTCGCCGCGCGTGGCATGGAGCCCGTCACCACCATTGAAGCCGCGCATCGCACCCTCGGCCCCCTGCTCGGTCCGCTCTCCGCCACCGTCTTTGCCGTGGCTTTGCTGTGCAGCGGCCTCTCGTCCTCCACGGTGGGCGTCATGGCCGGACAGGTCATCATCGAAGGCTTCCTGAATATCAAGTTTCCGATCTACCTGCGCCGCCTCATCACGATCATCCCAGCCATCGCGGTCATCGCCATGGGCCTGGACCCCCTGCGCATCCTCATCCTGTCGCAGGTGGTTCTCAGCTTCGCCCTGCCCTTCGCGCTCATTCCGCTACTCTGGCTGACGAATCGCCCCAAGGTCATGGGAAACTTCGCCAACACCACGCGCGTGCGCATTGCTGGGTACATCACGATCAGCGTGATCCTCGCACTCAATGTGCTCCTGCTCTGGCAGATGGCGACCTCCGCCTAG